The DNA window TTGAGGTCATGAACACGCCGGGGCGCAACGCCCGCAGCGTGGCGGAGTTTACCGTCGGCATGATCCTGGCGGAAATGCGCAATATCGCCCGTTCACACGACGCGCTGCGCGATAAATTCTGGCGCAAAGACAGCCCTAACCACCAGGCCATTCCTGAACTGGGCGGTAAAGTGGTCGGTCTGGTTGGGCTGGGGCACATCGCCCAACTGGTCGCCGGGTTCCTGCGCGGTTTCGGCAGCGAGATTATCTTTTACGACAAATACGTCTCCGGGCACGATTGCTATGAAAAGGTGGATTCGCTGGACGAACTGGTTCAGCGGGCGGATGTCGTGTCGCTACACGCCCGCATGACGCCGGAAACCGAAAACCTGATCAACGCCCATCATTTTGAGCTAATGAAACCGAGCGCCATTATTGTCAACACAGCACGCTCTGGGTTAATCAACGAACAGGATCTGATTGCCGCACTTCAGGCAGGAAAAATTATGGGCGCGGCATTGGATACTTTTGATGATGAACCTTTGCCGGACGCTAGCGCGTTTTATACGTTGAATAACGTCACGATAACGCCGCATATTGCCGGTAGCACGATTGACGCATTCAGCAATTCGCCAAAGTTATTTTCTGAGATCTTATTAAAGAAACTCGGCTAAGTATTAAAAGAACCGATTAAGATTTTTATACGGCCCATTGGGCACGGGTTCGCTCGTGCCCAATTCAGCCGCCTGTTTAAGGAATCATTATGGATATTATCAACAGCATTATTAGTCTGGGGGCATCAGTAATGATGCCAGTAATATTCTTTATAATCGCACTTTGTTTTGGGGTAAAAGTCGGCACCGCATTTAAAGCCGGGATGCTTGTGGGGATCGGCTTTGAAGGGGTTGGTCTGGTGATTGGTCTGCTGTTAACCAACATCGGCCCGGCCTCGCAGGCGATGGTAGAGCGCGTCGGCCTGCAGCTAACGGTGGTGGATACTGGCTGGCCGACCGCTTCGACCATCGGTTGGGGTTCGCCGCTGATGCTGCCGGTGGTAGTCGGTTTTATCGTTATCAATATCGCCATGCTGCTGCTCAAACTCACCAAAACGGTCAATATCGATATATTCAACTACTGGATTTTCCTGATTATGGGATCGGTAGTGTATGCCGGAACCGGTAACTACTGGCTCTCAGTCGGTATTACTTTCGGTATATTTGTCTTAACCCTGCTGGCTGCAGATTTAACCGCGCCATATTTACAAAAAAACTATAATCTTAAAGGGATTTCTTTTCCCCATCTTACCTGTATAACCTATGTCCCGTTTGGTATTGCCTGTAACTATATTATTGATAAGATCCCGCTGATCAATAAAATTAATTTCGACCCGGAGAGCATTAATAAGAAATTCGGCGTCTTTGGTGAACCACTGACCCTGGGCTTCGTGCTGGGACTGCTGCTGGCCTTCCTTGCTGGATACGATGTTTCAGCTGCGGTGTCGCTGGCGATTAAAGTTTCAGCCGCTATGCTGCTGCTACCAAAAATGATCGAAATTTTAGTTCAGGGTTTACTGATCGTTCGCGATGCCGCTGAAGCTAAGCTGAAGGCTAAGTTCCCTAACCGCGATTTCTATATCGGGATGGATACCGCGCTGCTCATAGGCGAGCCTTCGGTGCTGGCGACCGGGCTGCTGTTGATCCCAATGGCGGTAGTGCTGTCAATTATCCTGCCGGGCAACCGCGTGCTGCCGTTTGTCGACCTGGCCTCGCTGATGTTCCTGCTGGCAATGGTTACGCCGTTCTGTAAACGCAATATGTTCCGCATGTTTATTACCGGTACGTTGGTGATAACCTGCATTTTGTACGTCGGGACGGATATTTCGAAAGAGTACACCCAGGCAGCGGTCAACTCTAATATTCCGGTGCCGGAAGGGATGTCCGAAATCACTAATATCGTTGGAGGCGCAACCACCCCGGTTGGCTGGCTGGCGGTGAAGTTCGGTGAGTTTTTCAGTACTGCGCCTTAAATTCCCCTTCTCTCCCTGCCCGGCGCTGGAAACGGCGTCGGGTTTTTTATCGACCTGCTTTCCCCAAAAAAATGCCTGCCAGGAGGGTTAGCTGGCAGGCATTGTACGATAAAACGCGTGACTTAGAACTGGTAGGTCACGCCCACGGCAACGATGTTGTCGGTGCTGATACCAGCAACATCTTTGGTGAACGTGCTGTCATCCAGCAGGTTGATTTTATAGTCCACGTAGGTAGACATGTTTTTATTGAAGTAGTAAGTCGCGCCTACATCAATGTATTCAACCAGATCCTGGTCGCCGTAGCGGCCCAGATCTTTACCTTTTGATTTCAGGTAGGCGATGGATGGACGCAGACCAAAATCGAACTGATACTGGGCAACCACTTCAAAGTTTTGCGCGGTATTAGCAATATAGTTGCTACCAAACTTGGTCATATTGTGGGTTTCAGCATAGGTCGTCGCCAGGTAGATGTTGTTGGCGTCATACTTCAGGCCGGCAGCCCAAACTTCTGCTTTTTCACCACGAGCATAGAGGCTCGGGTTATTACGACCCGCGCTCACCTGAGCATCGGTACGGTCGGAAGCCGCATAGGCCGCACCTACGCTAAATCCTTCGTACTCATAGGAAGAGGACATACCCCAACCATCACCGTGTTGTTTAGCCAGAGAGCGGTCGCCTTCTTCCTTACCCTGGTACTGTACGGCAAAGTTCAGGCCATCCACCAGGCCAAAGAACCCGTTGTTACGGTAGGTAGCCACGCCGGTAGTACGCGCGGTTGCGAAGACGTCGGTCTGCGTCCAGGTGTCACCACCGAACTCAGGCAGCATATCGGTCCAGCCGCCGATGTCATACGCGACGCCGTAGTTACGACCATAGTCCAGAGAACCATACTCGCCAAACTTCAGGCCCGCGAACGCGAGACGCGTTTTGTCTCCGGAATTGTCACCTTCAACGTTATTGGCGCTGAAGTTATATTCCCACTGGCCGTAACCGGTCAGTTGATCGGTGATTTGCGTTTCACCTTTAAAGCCCAGACGCGCGTAGGTCTGGTCGCCATCTTCACCTTTATCGCTAGAGAAATAATGCAGGCCGGTCACTTTCCCGTAGAGGTCGAGTTTGTTTCCGTCCTTGTTATACACTTCAGCTGCGTGCAAAGTTCCTGCAGCAAGAAGTGTAGAGACGGCCACTGTTAGTAATTTTAATTTCATATTATTTCGTCCCTAACTATTATTTATTAAAAAATATCAAATCTCAGATGCCTTCTGAGCGGAACCATTATGCGATAATTCTCAAGATGACTTGAAATGAAAAGTTCCTTGTTTTTATACCAAAAACTGTAATTGTGACGGAGGCGGTGGTTGTTAATTGACGCACGTCAATTAATCGTATTACCAAAATGCAATTATTCTGAATCGGAATCATTTCAACCTGCAAAAGCAGAATATTCAACCAGAATACAGATATTCACATAAGTAAATTCTAACGATAAGATAAATTAAACATTCAATTTTGTTAAATTGGAATTAAATCAATACGTTATGATTTAAACTTTGACTTAGAAAAATCCTACATATAAACGATTCAATTCGCCATGTTAGTTTTCAAACGGTATATTAGGATTTTTCTACCCTGATTTGATTTCGTCTGATTTTTATTGCCTGTTTTATTTTTGGTTTTTTACAAAACATCAAAAAAATATACCGTCGCTGTTTAATGTTTGTTTAGTATTTCTGTGAAAGAGACGTCAGTGACAGTATTTTTAAGGGATGGCTTGAGTAATGAATAAATTTAGTCCAGAAAATTATCCGGGAGATTATCTTAATCAGAATATAATGGGGACGAGTGTGCTGAGACTGGTAGAGGAACTCAGTCGTTCCCTGGAACTTTGGCCAGGCATGCGTATTCTCGCTCAGGGTTGTGGTACGGGGATGTCATCAATGTATCTGGCAACCGAATTTGGCGTCGAAGTTGTGGCAGCGGATTTGTGGGTTAACGCTGATGATAATGCCCGTCGCTTCGCGTCCGCTGGCATGGAGAGATGAAGAGACGGGCAAGCAGTTGCGTTTTATTCAAATGATCGGTCATGTTATTAAATAAATAACCAACACATATTGGGTAGGTCTTTCTGCCGGGTAACGGCTAACGCCTTATCCGGCCTACAACACCACAATATCAACATATTATGCGGTAGTCGTAGGTCCGGACAGGCGCGCACTTTTATTCGCCAATATTCCGTTTTTCAACCAGCAGCACATGCTGCGTCGCCATGACGCACTCGTTGCGCTGATTCACGGCCTCCAGCTTTTCCGTCACAAAGCCGTATTTCTCATTACGCGGGTGATCTTTCATTTCACTAATAGAAATATTGACCCGAATGGTGTCGCCAATAAAAACCGGGTACGGGAAACGTAACTTTTCATAGCCATAGGTCATGGCTTTAGAATTAATAACACCAGCCGTCATTCCTACGGCAACGGCAAACGTTAAGGTGCCATGAGCAATACGCTGGCCAAAAGGTTGAGTTTTACACCACTCGGCGTCCATATGATGAGGATAAAAATCCCCGGTTTGTCCGGCATGAATAACAATATCGCTTTCAGTAATAGTACGTCCCGTAGTTGTCCGGCATTCAGACAGAGAGAAATCTTCGAAATATTTATCGATAAACATAATTCTTACCTCGACAGGCGGTTACTCCAGGTGATAAACCTCTTCCATTGATGCCCACAGCTCCCCCTCCTTCCTGCTTTCAAGAGGCGTCAGGCAAGGGATGCACTCATCCCACCAGCGCTGAGTAACGGGGTCTGCGGCCATCTTCGCCATATCCTTTTGATAATCATCGCCGTGATATTCGTAATAACTAAATAGCCAGCCATCTTTAAAGTAAATTGAGTAGTTAGAGATATTGCAGGCTTTAATCATAGCGTTCACTTCAGGCCAGGGATTAGCATGCAGTTGCGCATAATAAGCATATCTTTCAGGTTTAACCTGAATAACACCGCCGAAACGTTGAATGGTTTTCATATTATCCCTCGTAAACTGATTAGATAATGGCGCTTTGTTTCAGCACCTCACGAATTTTGATTTTCCGCTCCTCGCTTAATGGCCCAGTCGGGCGTAGCGAATTCACCGGCACATCAAGGCCGATAAGCTGCAAGGCGTATTTAATGACGTTATAAAAAGGCACATCCAGGCCGTAGAGCGGTGGGATCCAGGACAACCTCTGCTGCAACGCGACCGCTTCACTCAGCTCACCGTTGCGCCAGTGCTGATAAATGCCGCAGGTCAGCTCCGGGGCAAAGTTAGCACTGGCGGGGATCGCGCCATCGCCACCTAAAATCAGGGTGCCAAACAGATACTCATCATATCCGGAGAACACAGCAAAATCCGGTCGCAGCGGTTTCACCGCGTGAATCACTTCGCGAATATGATTTAAGGTATCAACGGTATCCTTAAGACCCACGATATTCGGGCATTCCAGCGCCAGACGCTGGATACAGGAAACAGGGATCGACTGGCCGGTCAGCGCCGGGAAGTTATACAACACGATTGGTATCGGCAACTGTTCGGCGATATAGCGGAAATGCTCGAACAGATATTCGTCGGCCAACGGGTTGTACCACGGGTTGATCACCACTACGCCGTCCGTACCCGCCTCCAGTGCCAGGCGACCAAACTCGACGGTCGCCTGGGTGCCGGGACAAGAGATGCCAACCAGCACGGGCTTACGTCCCGCAACATATTCAATACAGAACCGCATCACCTCCAGGCGCAGGCTATCTGACATATGGGCGAATTCGCCCGCACTGCCGAGAAAAAAGAGTCCATCCACATCGCTGGCAAGCAGATGGTCAATCAGTCGCGACATCGCCGGGCGATCCAACTGCTCGTGCTCATCAAACAACGTAGGGACCGGGGGAATAATGCCGCTAAATTTCGTACTCATGTGTCACTCCTGATGTTCTAAAAGATATCGGTCAAAGACGCCTGCGCGTCATGCTTCCCTCAACCGATAGAGTTCGTGTGCATTGTGGCTAAAAAAGTTCTCTTGCCAGGCGCGGCCCTGCCCCTCGGTAATGCGCAGTAGCGTATCGACCCACGGGATCAGTCCGGTATTCAGTAAGCAGACCGGGAAATTGCTGGCGAAGACGATCCTGTCGGCGGAAAAGATCTCCAGACACTGCTCAACCGTCGGACGTACCAGACTGATATCGCCATCAGCGGGAATATTGACCCCAGAAACTTTGCACCAGACGTGTGGCTGCTGCGCCAGTGCCTGCAAACGTTGCCGCCAGTTCGCCGCGTAGGTCGCTTCCTCCATCAGCCGGACGCTATCAACATTACCCATATGATTTAGCACCAGGGTCGTTGACGTCCGTTCAGCCAGCGCCACCGCATCCGCCAGATCTTCATTGCGCAGGCAGACCTCAAAGCAGAGCCCTGCTTTACCCAGCGCATTAACATTATTGAGAAAATCAGAGGTCAGGCAGGCGCCAGGCAGTTGGCTGGGAACATGTAAAACATGACGTACGCCTTTGATCGCCGAATGGTATTTTCCGGCGTCCAGACAGCGTGAGACCGCATCTGGCTGTTGCAGGTCGAGGGAAATAATGCCCCCCTCGACAAAATTCGCCGGATCTTCACAGAGATCGTGCAGAAATAGGCTTTCCTCATCTCGCTGCTCGGGCGCGACGTCAACCTCGACGTACACCGCCCGGTCGATGCACCACTTTTCCTGGTCAACCCGCGCGCGATAATCCTGCCAGCTAACATCATGATTCAACGCCGGAACCGCACTGAGCCACGGCAGACGAAAGCGCGACAGATCCCATAGATGAAGATGCGTATCGGTAATGTGCAACATACCTGACCTCCCGTAGTTATCAGTATTTCACCGCTGTCGCACCGCTAGCGGTTGACTGGTAGCAGGCTTCCACCACGCACATGGTTTTCCAGGCGTCATTGATGTCGTTAAGCCAGATATAATTTGGATCTTCTAGTTTGCACTGTAGCCCCGCCATCGGACCAATAAAGGCATCCGGGAACCAGGTCCCTTCAATTGCTAACGTTCGCCACCCTTTGCCATCATCAAGGATAAATTCAAATTTATCGTCAGCGCCCTGCGGATAATTTAAAATAACCCCAATCTGGATTTTAATCGCCCCTTTAGTGCCTTCTATTTTGAAGAAACATTCCTGTTTATCCGGGGAGTAATCATGACCATGGTTAGTATGAATATTGGCACGAATAACATCGCCATAGTCCATGATAATCGATGAACGAGTTTGCGCCAGCTCCATCATTTTAGGATGCTTCATGGTTTTACAATAAACGGACTGGGGGTCGCCAAGGAAGAAACGAATCGCGTCGATATAATGTATGCTGTGGTAATTAACCTCCATCCGTTCTTTCTCAAAAAGAAACTTCCAAAGATTCCACGGCGTTTGGCAAATAACTCGCATTTCAACATCATGAATATCGCCAAGCAGACCTTCATCAATCATTTTCTTCGCGGCGATCATAAAGGGGGCGCGACGTAGCTGGAAATTAATGCCAGCGGTAATATTTTTCTCATGACAACAATCAAGAATGGCTTTCGCCTGTTCAATGGATTCGCCCATCGGCTTTTGAATCAATACCCCAACCTGCGAAGGGAGTTTCTGTAAAATCGGCAAAATTTCTGAGGCCGGTACGGCGATATCAAATACGCAGTCTTCGGATCTCGCCAGCGATACCAGCTCCTCAATCGACTGGCAAGTATG is part of the Klebsiella huaxiensis genome and encodes:
- a CDS encoding 2-hydroxyacid dehydrogenase, encoding MKCLAIADLFINTAMMDAGLKALKDKGIEVEVREWSHASIEKLQEDNLQVEQQGAEAVALPAALLQGAEDVEILITQFAPVNAAVFDKLPKLKYVGVLRGGIENVNQAVANTRGIEVMNTPGRNARSVAEFTVGMILAEMRNIARSHDALRDKFWRKDSPNHQAIPELGGKVVGLVGLGHIAQLVAGFLRGFGSEIIFYDKYVSGHDCYEKVDSLDELVQRADVVSLHARMTPETENLINAHHFELMKPSAIIVNTARSGLINEQDLIAALQAGKIMGAALDTFDDEPLPDASAFYTLNNVTITPHIAGSTIDAFSNSPKLFSEILLKKLG
- a CDS encoding PTS galactitol transporter subunit IIC, which translates into the protein MDIINSIISLGASVMMPVIFFIIALCFGVKVGTAFKAGMLVGIGFEGVGLVIGLLLTNIGPASQAMVERVGLQLTVVDTGWPTASTIGWGSPLMLPVVVGFIVINIAMLLLKLTKTVNIDIFNYWIFLIMGSVVYAGTGNYWLSVGITFGIFVLTLLAADLTAPYLQKNYNLKGISFPHLTCITYVPFGIACNYIIDKIPLINKINFDPESINKKFGVFGEPLTLGFVLGLLLAFLAGYDVSAAVSLAIKVSAAMLLLPKMIEILVQGLLIVRDAAEAKLKAKFPNRDFYIGMDTALLIGEPSVLATGLLLIPMAVVLSIILPGNRVLPFVDLASLMFLLAMVTPFCKRNMFRMFITGTLVITCILYVGTDISKEYTQAAVNSNIPVPEGMSEITNIVGGATTPVGWLAVKFGEFFSTAP
- the ompC gene encoding porin OmpC — protein: MKLKLLTVAVSTLLAAGTLHAAEVYNKDGNKLDLYGKVTGLHYFSSDKGEDGDQTYARLGFKGETQITDQLTGYGQWEYNFSANNVEGDNSGDKTRLAFAGLKFGEYGSLDYGRNYGVAYDIGGWTDMLPEFGGDTWTQTDVFATARTTGVATYRNNGFFGLVDGLNFAVQYQGKEEGDRSLAKQHGDGWGMSSSYEYEGFSVGAAYAASDRTDAQVSAGRNNPSLYARGEKAEVWAAGLKYDANNIYLATTYAETHNMTKFGSNYIANTAQNFEVVAQYQFDFGLRPSIAYLKSKGKDLGRYGDQDLVEYIDVGATYYFNKNMSTYVDYKINLLDDSTFTKDVAGISTDNIVAVGVTYQF
- a CDS encoding SAM-dependent methyltransferase; this translates as MLRLVEELSRSLELWPGMRILAQGCGTGMSSMYLATEFGVEVVAADLWVNADDNARRFASAGMER
- a CDS encoding MaoC/PaaZ C-terminal domain-containing protein, giving the protein MFIDKYFEDFSLSECRTTTGRTITESDIVIHAGQTGDFYPHHMDAEWCKTQPFGQRIAHGTLTFAVAVGMTAGVINSKAMTYGYEKLRFPYPVFIGDTIRVNISISEMKDHPRNEKYGFVTEKLEAVNQRNECVMATQHVLLVEKRNIGE
- a CDS encoding L-rhamnose mutarotase — protein: MKTIQRFGGVIQVKPERYAYYAQLHANPWPEVNAMIKACNISNYSIYFKDGWLFSYYEYHGDDYQKDMAKMAADPVTQRWWDECIPCLTPLESRKEGELWASMEEVYHLE
- a CDS encoding dihydrodipicolinate synthase family protein, whose protein sequence is MSTKFSGIIPPVPTLFDEHEQLDRPAMSRLIDHLLASDVDGLFFLGSAGEFAHMSDSLRLEVMRFCIEYVAGRKPVLVGISCPGTQATVEFGRLALEAGTDGVVVINPWYNPLADEYLFEHFRYIAEQLPIPIVLYNFPALTGQSIPVSCIQRLALECPNIVGLKDTVDTLNHIREVIHAVKPLRPDFAVFSGYDEYLFGTLILGGDGAIPASANFAPELTCGIYQHWRNGELSEAVALQQRLSWIPPLYGLDVPFYNVIKYALQLIGLDVPVNSLRPTGPLSEERKIKIREVLKQSAII
- a CDS encoding amidohydrolase family protein, which translates into the protein MLHITDTHLHLWDLSRFRLPWLSAVPALNHDVSWQDYRARVDQEKWCIDRAVYVEVDVAPEQRDEESLFLHDLCEDPANFVEGGIISLDLQQPDAVSRCLDAGKYHSAIKGVRHVLHVPSQLPGACLTSDFLNNVNALGKAGLCFEVCLRNEDLADAVALAERTSTTLVLNHMGNVDSVRLMEEATYAANWRQRLQALAQQPHVWCKVSGVNIPADGDISLVRPTVEQCLEIFSADRIVFASNFPVCLLNTGLIPWVDTLLRITEGQGRAWQENFFSHNAHELYRLREA
- a CDS encoding Gfo/Idh/MocA family protein; its protein translation is MTTQLNMPQNSKPIVIIGAGGIVTDSHLPAYRKAGFRVLGLYDRDYQKAQSVASQWDIPHTCQSIEELVSLARSEDCVFDIAVPASEILPILQKLPSQVGVLIQKPMGESIEQAKAILDCCHEKNITAGINFQLRRAPFMIAAKKMIDEGLLGDIHDVEMRVICQTPWNLWKFLFEKERMEVNYHSIHYIDAIRFFLGDPQSVYCKTMKHPKMMELAQTRSSIIMDYGDVIRANIHTNHGHDYSPDKQECFFKIEGTKGAIKIQIGVILNYPQGADDKFEFILDDGKGWRTLAIEGTWFPDAFIGPMAGLQCKLEDPNYIWLNDINDAWKTMCVVEACYQSTASGATAVKY